A window of the Fusobacterium sp. SYSU M8D902 genome harbors these coding sequences:
- the pyrB gene encoding aspartate carbamoyltransferase has product MKDFISIKDLTKEEILEVLEVANELSQKAEPELAKGKIVGSLFFEPSTRTRLSFTSAAYRLGAQVLGFDSPDATSLKKGESLRDTVKMVEAYSDIIVMRHHIEGAAKFASEVSKNPVINAGDGSNEHPSQTLLDLFTIKKELGRIENIKIAFVGDLKYGRTVHSLTKALEMFNGEFYFVAPESIQIPEYITKELDQKGMKYHICSEYEEVLNEIDVLYMTRIQKERFDDIEEYNKVSGVYKISRDTILNKCQEHMIILHPLPRVDEINIDLDDTKHALYFKQAANGVPTREAMYALAMGLKESKAPTKESEDEIEEHFLSVCKNPKCVTHFEETGNKVVVKDFGKFCYYCGKEIK; this is encoded by the coding sequence ATGAAGGATTTCATATCTATTAAAGATTTAACAAAAGAGGAAATATTAGAGGTACTAGAAGTTGCTAATGAACTTTCACAAAAAGCAGAACCAGAGTTAGCTAAAGGGAAGATTGTAGGAAGCCTTTTCTTTGAACCTTCAACTAGAACTAGATTATCTTTTACATCAGCAGCATATAGATTGGGAGCTCAAGTGTTAGGATTTGATTCTCCAGATGCTACTTCACTAAAAAAAGGTGAATCGCTGAGAGATACAGTTAAAATGGTAGAAGCTTATTCAGATATAATTGTGATGAGACACCATATAGAAGGGGCAGCAAAATTTGCTTCTGAAGTTTCTAAAAATCCTGTTATAAATGCTGGAGATGGATCAAATGAGCATCCAAGTCAGACACTTTTAGACTTATTTACAATAAAAAAAGAGTTGGGAAGAATAGAAAATATTAAGATCGCCTTTGTTGGAGATTTAAAATATGGAAGAACAGTACACTCTTTAACAAAAGCCTTGGAGATGTTCAATGGTGAGTTCTACTTTGTGGCACCAGAATCTATACAGATTCCTGAATATATTACAAAGGAGCTAGATCAGAAGGGAATGAAATATCATATCTGCTCTGAATATGAAGAAGTTTTAAATGAGATAGATGTACTATATATGACTAGAATTCAAAAAGAGAGATTTGATGATATAGAGGAGTATAACAAAGTAAGTGGAGTATATAAAATATCAAGAGATACAATTTTAAATAAGTGCCAAGAGCATATGATAATACTTCATCCACTTCCTAGAGTTGACGAGATCAACATTGATTTAGATGATACAAAACACGCTCTATATTTTAAACAAGCTGCAAATGGTGTTCCTACAAGAGAGGCTATGTATGCTTTAGCAATGGGATTAAAAGAGTCAAAAGCTCCTACTAAAGAGAGCGAAGATGAGATAGAAGAGCACTTTTTATCTGTTTGTAAAAATCCTAAGTGTGTAACACATTTTGAAGAGACAGGAAATAAAGTAGTAGTTAAGGATTTTGGAAAGTTCTGTTACTACTGTGGAAAAGAGATAAAATAA
- a CDS encoding dihydroorotate dehydrogenase electron transfer subunit, which yields MFLENCEILENRLVAGHNYLMRVRGDKTIDPAKAGQFYMLQCKNGFYFLKRPISLHYVDKEKRELEFYYEVKGGGTKDLAFMKVGEIINIQGPLGTGFSTDMKDQELLVVGGGMGMAPMKLLIEALSKSNKVTFIAGGRDGVAMEIMSNFSLDGIETHITTDDGSVGTKGNVIVKMEELMKDKKFDMVFTCGPQKMMEAVAKTAKKYSTKCEISLEARMACGVKACVGCSIKTKVGMKKVCHDGPVFDSETIVDFDPVLEKTETCCGN from the coding sequence ATGTTTTTAGAAAATTGTGAAATTTTAGAAAATAGATTAGTTGCTGGACATAACTATCTTATGAGAGTTAGAGGGGACAAGACAATTGATCCAGCAAAAGCAGGACAGTTTTATATGTTACAATGTAAAAATGGATTTTATTTTTTAAAAAGACCAATAAGTTTACACTATGTTGACAAGGAAAAAAGAGAGCTTGAGTTCTATTATGAAGTAAAGGGTGGAGGAACAAAGGATCTAGCTTTTATGAAAGTTGGAGAGATAATAAATATTCAAGGTCCTTTAGGAACAGGATTTTCTACTGATATGAAAGATCAAGAGTTATTAGTAGTAGGTGGTGGAATGGGAATGGCTCCTATGAAATTACTTATTGAAGCCCTATCTAAGAGCAATAAAGTTACTTTTATAGCTGGTGGAAGAGATGGAGTTGCTATGGAGATAATGTCTAATTTCTCTTTAGATGGAATAGAGACTCATATTACAACAGATGATGGATCGGTTGGAACAAAGGGAAATGTAATAGTTAAGATGGAAGAACTGATGAAAGACAAGAAATTTGATATGGTATTTACTTGTGGACCTCAAAAAATGATGGAAGCTGTAGCTAAAACTGCTAAAAAATATAGCACAAAATGTGAGATATCATTAGAGGCTAGAATGGCTTGTGGAGTAAAAGCTTGTGTAGGTTGTTCTATAAAAACTAAAGTTGGAATGAAAAAGGTTTGTCATGATGGACCTGTATTTGATTCTGAAACTATTGTAGATTTTGATCCTGTTTTAGAAAAAACTGAAACTTGTTGTGGAAACTAA
- a CDS encoding dihydroorotate dehydrogenase → MNRLQTKFLGVDFKNPIVTSSGCFGFGLEYKEYFDPNILGGIGIKGLTVEPRDGNYGTRIAETPAGMLNCVGLENPGIDYFESHILPDMKANGITTNIIANINGKTVEEYVEIAKRVDKIPEIAVVELNISCPNVKDGGMAFGANPEVAARVTREVRKVTSKPLVVKLSPNVTDIASIAKIVEENGADAVSLINTLLGMVIDIRTKKPVLGNTFGGFSGPAVKPVAVRMVYQVYKAVNIPIIGMGGISCVEDALEFIMAGASMVSIGSAIFSNPMLAVEIEQGLQKYCEENGIENINELVGIAHR, encoded by the coding sequence ATGAACAGATTACAAACTAAATTTTTAGGTGTAGATTTTAAGAATCCTATAGTGACATCATCTGGTTGCTTTGGATTTGGACTTGAGTATAAAGAGTATTTTGATCCTAATATCCTTGGTGGGATAGGGATAAAAGGGCTTACTGTAGAGCCAAGAGATGGAAACTATGGAACTAGAATAGCTGAGACTCCTGCAGGAATGTTAAACTGTGTTGGATTAGAAAATCCAGGAATAGATTATTTTGAATCACATATTTTACCAGATATGAAAGCTAATGGAATTACAACTAATATAATTGCTAATATTAATGGAAAAACAGTGGAAGAGTATGTAGAGATAGCTAAAAGAGTTGATAAGATTCCAGAAATAGCTGTAGTTGAATTAAATATCTCTTGTCCAAATGTAAAAGATGGAGGGATGGCTTTTGGTGCTAATCCAGAGGTTGCAGCAAGAGTAACAAGAGAAGTAAGAAAAGTTACATCAAAACCATTAGTTGTAAAATTATCTCCAAATGTAACAGATATAGCAAGTATAGCTAAAATAGTAGAGGAAAATGGAGCAGATGCAGTTTCACTTATAAATACTCTACTAGGAATGGTAATAGATATTAGAACTAAAAAACCTGTATTGGGAAATACTTTTGGAGGATTCTCAGGTCCAGCAGTAAAACCAGTGGCAGTAAGAATGGTATATCAAGTATATAAAGCTGTAAATATTCCAATAATTGGTATGGGTGGAATCTCATGTGTAGAGGATGCTCTTGAGTTTATAATGGCAGGAGCTTCTATGGTATCAATAGGATCAGCAATATTCTCAAATCCTATGTTAGCTGTGGAGATTGAGCAGGGATTACAAAAATATTGTGAAGAGAATGGAATAGAAAATATAAATGAGTTAGTGGGAATAGCTCATAGATAG
- the pyrF gene encoding orotidine-5'-phosphate decarboxylase, with amino-acid sequence MYTAKDRMIIALDFPTADQAKELVEKIGEGATFYKVGLELFLNSKGEIIEYLSAKGKKVFLDLKFHDIPNTTAMASVFAAKQNVFMFNVHASGGKKMMSKVAEEVKKVNEENLVIGVTVLTSLSAEDVEETFQSKLSLAELALNWAKLVKTSGLDGVVCSPWEAKLIKETCGKEFKTVCPGVRPKWAATNDQERIMTPKDAIINGCDFLVVGRPITKNEDPAKAAELIEAEILEGMKEAGLC; translated from the coding sequence ATGTATACAGCAAAGGATAGAATGATAATAGCTTTAGATTTTCCAACAGCAGATCAAGCTAAAGAGTTAGTTGAGAAAATAGGAGAGGGAGCAACTTTTTATAAAGTTGGATTAGAACTTTTCTTAAACTCAAAGGGAGAGATAATAGAGTATCTTTCAGCTAAGGGAAAGAAGGTTTTCTTAGACCTTAAATTCCATGATATTCCAAATACGACAGCAATGGCATCTGTGTTTGCTGCTAAGCAAAATGTATTTATGTTCAATGTACATGCAAGTGGTGGAAAGAAAATGATGTCTAAAGTGGCTGAAGAGGTTAAGAAGGTAAATGAGGAGAACTTAGTAATAGGTGTAACAGTTCTTACAAGTTTATCAGCTGAAGATGTGGAAGAGACTTTCCAATCTAAATTATCATTGGCAGAGTTAGCTTTAAACTGGGCAAAATTAGTAAAAACATCTGGATTAGATGGAGTAGTATGTTCTCCTTGGGAAGCAAAACTTATAAAAGAGACTTGTGGAAAAGAGTTTAAAACTGTTTGTCCAGGAGTGAGACCTAAGTGGGCAGCAACTAATGATCAAGAGAGAATAATGACTCCAAAAGATGCAATAATAAATGGATGCGACTTCTTAGTGGTTGGAAGACCAATAACTAAAAATGAAGATCCAGCAAAAGCGGCAGAATTAATTGAGGCAGAAATCTTAGAAGGAATGAAAGAGGCAGGTCTATGTTAA
- a CDS encoding dihydroorotase family protein has product MLIKNCRILIDGKEEITDILIADGKIIEIAPNIVGNVEILDAEGKLVIPGIIDAHCHMRDPGLTQKEDFMTGSMACAKGGVTTFIDMPNTVPAVITSKILKDKKNMMVGKSYVDYGFNFGGSRNDNSEEIKKIVDEVASTKIFLNMSTGDMLITENQTIENIFKESKIVSVHAEEEMVAKALELCEKYDKPLYLCHLSKASEAKMLREAKARGLKVFGEVTPHHLFLNEDDVKSSERNTMLLRMKPELKSKEDNEELWRALADGTIDTIGTDHAPHLIEEKLAKLTFGIPGIENSLEMMLRGVDEGKISLKRLIEVMCENPAKIFKIENKGKIEVGYDADLVIVDREDKSPIKDETVISKASWTPYESFNKGGSVFATLLRGQIIYLNKQFYGKYGREIKYYE; this is encoded by the coding sequence ATGTTAATAAAAAACTGTAGAATCTTAATTGATGGTAAGGAAGAAATTACAGATATATTGATAGCAGATGGAAAAATTATAGAGATAGCTCCTAATATTGTAGGAAATGTTGAAATACTAGATGCAGAGGGAAAACTTGTAATCCCGGGAATCATAGATGCTCATTGTCATATGAGAGATCCTGGACTTACTCAAAAAGAGGATTTTATGACTGGAAGTATGGCGTGTGCTAAGGGTGGAGTGACCACTTTTATTGATATGCCAAATACTGTTCCAGCAGTTATTACTTCAAAAATATTAAAGGATAAGAAAAATATGATGGTTGGAAAATCATATGTGGATTATGGGTTTAATTTTGGTGGAAGTAGAAATGATAACAGTGAAGAGATTAAAAAAATTGTTGATGAAGTAGCGTCAACAAAGATATTTTTAAATATGTCAACTGGAGATATGTTGATAACTGAAAATCAAACTATTGAAAACATATTTAAGGAATCAAAAATAGTATCAGTTCACGCAGAGGAAGAGATGGTAGCTAAAGCTCTTGAGCTTTGTGAAAAGTATGATAAGCCACTATACTTATGCCACCTATCTAAAGCTAGTGAAGCTAAGATGTTAAGGGAAGCAAAAGCAAGGGGATTAAAAGTGTTTGGAGAGGTAACACCACACCACCTTTTCTTAAATGAAGATGATGTAAAATCTAGTGAAAGAAATACAATGCTTTTAAGAATGAAGCCAGAGCTAAAGAGTAAAGAGGATAATGAGGAGCTATGGAGAGCATTGGCAGATGGAACTATTGATACAATAGGAACAGATCACGCACCGCACTTGATAGAGGAAAAATTAGCAAAATTGACTTTTGGTATACCTGGAATAGAAAACTCTCTTGAGATGATGCTAAGAGGTGTAGATGAAGGTAAGATAAGCTTAAAAAGATTGATTGAAGTTATGTGTGAAAATCCAGCTAAGATATTTAAGATAGAGAATAAAGGAAAAATAGAAGTTGGTTATGATGCTGACTTGGTTATAGTGGATAGAGAGGACAAATCACCTATAAAAGATGAAACAGTTATAAGTAAGGCGAGCTGGACTCCTTATGAATCATTTAATAAGGGTGGTAGCGTTTTTGCAACACTATTAAGAGGTCAAATAATATATTTAAATAAACAATTTTATGGAAAATATGGGAGGGAAATTAAGTATTATGAGTAG
- the pyrE gene encoding orotate phosphoribosyltransferase, with protein sequence MSRAKDVAKSLLGTGAVKLNVKEPFTFVSGIKSPIYCDNRKMIGYPVERQVVVDEFVKKLSEKEFDVVAGTATAGIPWAAFIAMAMNKPMSYIRGEKKAHGAGRQIEGADFQGKKVIVIEDLISTGGSSIKAVEAARNEGASEVEVVSIFSYEFDKAYKNFAEKNIKWESLSNFTALLELAKEENYLTEEEVEIAASWNKNTDTWGR encoded by the coding sequence ATGAGTAGAGCAAAAGATGTAGCAAAATCATTATTAGGAACAGGAGCAGTAAAATTAAATGTAAAAGAGCCATTTACATTTGTATCAGGAATTAAAAGTCCTATTTATTGTGACAATAGAAAGATGATTGGATATCCAGTTGAAAGACAAGTAGTAGTTGATGAGTTTGTAAAAAAATTATCTGAGAAAGAGTTTGATGTAGTAGCAGGAACAGCTACAGCAGGAATTCCTTGGGCAGCATTTATAGCTATGGCTATGAATAAACCAATGAGTTATATAAGAGGAGAAAAGAAAGCTCACGGAGCAGGAAGACAGATTGAAGGAGCAGATTTCCAAGGTAAGAAAGTAATAGTTATTGAGGATTTAATCTCTACTGGTGGAAGTTCAATCAAAGCTGTTGAAGCTGCAAGAAATGAGGGAGCATCAGAGGTAGAAGTAGTTTCTATATTCTCTTATGAATTTGATAAAGCTTATAAAAACTTTGCAGAAAAAAATATTAAATGGGAATCTTTATCAAACTTTACAGCTTTATTAGAGTTAGCTAAAGAGGAGAACTATTTAACAGAGGAAGAGGTTGAAATAGCAGCTTCTTGGAATAAAAATACTGACACTTGGGGAAGATAG
- a CDS encoding cation-translocating P-type ATPase: MKNYFSKSKDEIFKEFQVTEDGLTTTEAQERIKKYGKNQLNEDEKVSNLVVFLSQFKDFLVIILIIASIISAVSGNIESTIVILTVIVINAILGTIQHIKAEESINSLKNLSSPKTKVLRDGEKRELSSEEIVPGDIIFIEAGDLVPVDGRVIDSFSLLVNESSLTGESEGIEKKSDVIVADNLALGDQKNMIFSGSLVSYGRGVVLVTSTGMNTELGKIAKLLKDTKEKTTPLQVSLDNFGKKLSIGIIVLCGLIFMINLFHGVNVLDSLMFAVALAVAAIPEALSSIVTIVLAIGTQKLSKENAIIKNLKSVEALGCVGVICSDKTGTLTQNKMTVKKVYVNGRVLEENGLDSKRETENLVLKESILCNDATNEVGDPTEIALINLAENYNFNYKELKERYPRISEIPFDSDRKLMSTVHKIDGKIVMFTKGALDSLLPRVNSIMHGNEIKEINANDKKEIENINTMFAETGLRVLTYAYKILDSEKEISLEDETGYIFVALIGMIDPPRLESKEAVEKCILAGIKPVMITGDHKVTARTIAKEIGIYRDGDNVLEGIDVEKMSDEELREKVAQTSVYARVSPEHKIRIVTAWQSLGKICAMTGDGVNDAPALKRADIGIAMGITGTEVSKDAASMILADDNFSTIVKAITTGRNIYANIKNSIRFLLSGNTAAILAVIYASFAGLPVIFAPVHLLFINLLTDSLPAIAIGMEPSQGEVLKDKPRDPKEPILTQGLSMRILGEGFLIATCVIIGFYFGFGSMKDALKGSTMAFAVLCLARLFHGFNCRGNSSIFGLGLMSNPFSLIAFGIGFVLLNGVLMLTSLHSIFEVAPLGTNDLILIYVLAFIPTLIIQVLKYIKYRR; this comes from the coding sequence ATGAAAAATTATTTTTCAAAATCAAAAGATGAAATTTTTAAGGAGTTTCAAGTGACAGAGGATGGTCTTACAACAACAGAGGCTCAAGAGAGAATTAAAAAATATGGAAAAAATCAGTTGAATGAAGATGAAAAAGTGAGTAATCTTGTTGTTTTTTTATCACAGTTTAAGGATTTTTTAGTAATTATTCTTATCATAGCTTCAATTATTTCAGCAGTATCTGGTAATATAGAGAGTACAATTGTTATTTTAACAGTAATAGTAATCAATGCTATACTTGGAACAATTCAACATATTAAAGCTGAAGAATCTATAAATAGCTTGAAAAATCTCTCATCTCCTAAGACAAAGGTATTAAGAGATGGAGAAAAGAGAGAGCTTTCTTCAGAGGAGATAGTTCCTGGAGATATCATCTTTATAGAGGCTGGAGATCTAGTACCAGTTGATGGTAGAGTTATAGATAGTTTTTCACTCCTTGTTAATGAGAGTTCACTTACTGGAGAATCAGAGGGAATAGAGAAAAAAAGTGATGTGATTGTGGCAGATAATCTAGCTTTAGGGGATCAGAAAAATATGATATTTTCTGGAAGTTTGGTAAGTTATGGTAGAGGAGTAGTATTGGTAACTTCTACAGGTATGAATACTGAACTTGGAAAAATAGCTAAGTTATTGAAAGATACTAAAGAGAAGACAACACCACTTCAAGTTTCATTGGATAATTTTGGAAAAAAATTATCAATTGGAATTATTGTATTGTGTGGTTTGATTTTTATGATAAATCTATTCCATGGTGTAAATGTGTTAGATTCCTTGATGTTTGCTGTAGCTCTAGCAGTAGCAGCTATTCCAGAGGCTCTTAGTTCAATTGTAACTATAGTTCTTGCTATTGGTACACAGAAGCTTTCTAAAGAGAATGCAATTATAAAAAATTTAAAATCAGTAGAAGCCTTAGGTTGTGTAGGTGTTATATGTTCTGATAAAACAGGAACATTGACTCAAAATAAGATGACTGTAAAAAAAGTGTATGTAAATGGAAGAGTATTGGAAGAGAATGGTTTAGATTCAAAGAGAGAGACAGAAAATTTGGTATTGAAGGAGAGTATACTTTGTAATGATGCTACAAATGAGGTAGGAGATCCTACAGAGATAGCACTTATCAATTTAGCTGAAAATTATAATTTTAACTATAAAGAGTTAAAGGAAAGATATCCACGTATATCTGAGATTCCATTTGATTCAGATAGAAAACTTATGAGTACAGTTCATAAGATAGATGGAAAAATTGTTATGTTTACAAAGGGAGCATTAGATTCACTACTTCCAAGAGTAAACTCTATTATGCATGGAAATGAGATCAAAGAGATCAATGCAAATGACAAAAAAGAGATAGAAAATATAAATACTATGTTTGCTGAAACAGGTTTGAGAGTGCTAACTTATGCTTACAAGATATTAGACTCTGAAAAAGAGATAAGTCTAGAAGATGAAACAGGATATATATTTGTAGCTCTTATTGGAATGATAGATCCACCGAGATTAGAGTCTAAAGAAGCTGTAGAGAAGTGTATATTAGCTGGGATAAAACCAGTGATGATAACAGGAGATCACAAGGTTACTGCTAGAACAATAGCTAAAGAGATTGGAATATATAGAGATGGAGATAATGTTTTAGAAGGAATTGATGTTGAGAAGATGTCTGACGAGGAATTGAGAGAAAAAGTAGCTCAAACATCAGTTTATGCAAGGGTTTCTCCAGAGCATAAGATAAGAATTGTAACAGCTTGGCAATCTTTAGGAAAGATCTGTGCTATGACTGGTGATGGGGTAAATGATGCTCCAGCTCTAAAAAGAGCAGATATAGGAATTGCTATGGGAATTACTGGTACTGAAGTTTCAAAAGATGCAGCATCTATGATACTGGCTGACGATAATTTCTCAACAATAGTCAAGGCAATAACAACAGGAAGAAATATATATGCTAATATAAAAAATTCAATTAGATTTTTACTTTCTGGAAATACAGCAGCTATATTGGCAGTTATCTATGCATCGTTTGCAGGATTACCTGTAATCTTTGCTCCAGTACATCTATTGTTTATAAATTTACTTACTGATAGTCTACCAGCTATTGCTATTGGAATGGAACCCTCACAGGGAGAGGTATTGAAAGATAAACCAAGAGATCCTAAAGAGCCTATATTGACTCAGGGATTATCTATGAGAATTTTAGGAGAGGGATTTCTTATTGCTACTTGTGTTATCATTGGATTCTACTTTGGATTTGGAAGTATGAAAGATGCTTTAAAAGGTAGTACAATGGCTTTTGCTGTACTATGTCTAGCAAGATTATTCCATGGATTCAACTGTAGAGGAAATAGCTCAATATTTGGATTGGGATTGATGAGTAATCCATTCTCACTAATAGCTTTTGGAATAGGTTTTGTGCTACTGAATGGAGTTCTTATGTTAACTAGCTTACACTCTATATTTGAAGTTGCTCCTTTAGGAACAAATGATTTAATTCTAATCTATGTTCTTGCATTTATTCCAACACTTATAATTCAAGTATTAAAATATATAAAATATAGAAGATAA
- a CDS encoding Rho termination factor N-terminal domain-containing protein yields MIKYDNLFYILNGGDTYRFNKKLLAILGVELCSLVTYLIEKSLSREEKDELTEDGYFNLTDTDICLYAGLEAAKLSKIKKSGLEKKLFEIKRIDGNDKTFYKPNLEKILELMMSEKTVSELSYERIFKEERENEKFTKEDLENLTFRDLRILCKKLNVSFNGSNRKDELIEKILRNQEVFNLQIGF; encoded by the coding sequence ATGATAAAATATGACAATCTTTTTTATATATTAAATGGTGGAGATACTTATAGATTTAATAAGAAACTATTAGCTATATTAGGAGTAGAGCTTTGTTCTCTAGTTACCTATCTAATAGAAAAATCTCTGAGCAGAGAGGAAAAAGATGAGCTTACAGAAGATGGATATTTCAATTTAACAGATACTGATATATGTCTGTATGCAGGACTAGAGGCAGCAAAACTATCAAAAATTAAAAAATCTGGATTGGAGAAAAAACTTTTTGAAATAAAAAGAATAGATGGTAATGATAAAACTTTTTATAAGCCTAATTTAGAAAAGATACTTGAATTGATGATGAGTGAAAAGACAGTATCAGAGCTCTCTTATGAAAGAATTTTTAAAGAGGAAAGAGAGAATGAGAAGTTTACAAAAGAGGATCTAGAAAATTTAACTTTTAGAGATTTAAGAATTTTATGTAAAAAACTCAATGTTTCTTTCAATGGTTCCAATAGAAAAGATGAATTAATAGAGAAAATTTTGAGAAATCAAGAGGTTTTCAACTTACAAATAGGTTTTTAA
- the fabG gene encoding 3-oxoacyl-[acyl-carrier-protein] reductase: protein MDRLKGKVALVTGSARGIGRAIVEKFAGEGALMVISCDMGPAEYAQENVRHEILNVTDRDSIKDFVKKIVAEYGKIDILVNNAGITKDNFLIRMSEDQWDAVIDVNLKGVFNMTQAVAPVMTKNKAGSIITLSSVVGVYGNACQTNYAATKGGVISMSKSWAKELTRKGAQVRANCIAPGFISSAMTDALPEDVVAKMLERTPLGRLGTVDDIANAALFLASDESSYITGQVIEVTGGMTL from the coding sequence GTGGATAGACTAAAAGGTAAAGTTGCTCTAGTTACTGGTAGTGCTAGAGGTATAGGAAGAGCAATAGTTGAAAAATTTGCAGGAGAGGGAGCTTTAATGGTAATCTCTTGTGATATGGGCCCTGCTGAATATGCTCAAGAAAATGTTAGACACGAAATTTTAAATGTTACAGATAGAGATTCTATAAAGGATTTTGTTAAAAAAATCGTAGCTGAATATGGTAAGATTGATATTCTTGTTAACAATGCTGGAATTACTAAAGATAACTTCTTAATAAGAATGTCTGAGGACCAATGGGATGCTGTTATTGATGTTAACCTAAAAGGTGTATTCAATATGACTCAAGCAGTAGCACCTGTAATGACAAAAAATAAAGCTGGTTCTATAATTACTCTATCTTCTGTTGTAGGTGTTTATGGAAACGCTTGTCAAACTAACTATGCTGCTACTAAGGGTGGAGTAATATCTATGAGTAAATCTTGGGCAAAAGAGTTAACTAGAAAGGGAGCTCAAGTAAGAGCTAACTGTATAGCTCCTGGATTTATTTCAAGTGCTATGACAGATGCCCTACCTGAAGATGTAGTGGCTAAAATGTTAGAGAGAACTCCATTAGGTAGATTAGGAACTGTTGATGATATAGCTAATGCAGCTCTTTTCTTAGCAAGTGACGAATCTTCATATATAACTGGTCAAGTTATAGAAGTAACTGGTGGAATGACACTATAA
- a CDS encoding ABC transporter ATP-binding protein, whose amino-acid sequence MLEIKNLSYKTKGKLILDNLTLKFPNKKFIGIIGPNGAGKSTLLKNIYGVLSPSSGSILIEGQDIKKISKRDRAKKIAVLAQEDSSQFDFTIEQIVEMGRYPYKNIFESYSQEDRDIAIKMLERTGMKKHIGRYFKDLSGGEKQRVLIARALAQNTPILILDEPTNHLDIGFQLQLLHMIKHLDITVISALHDLNLAAIFCDYIFVMKDGKVVDEGIPEDILTKSNLKTIFGIDSYIGKNPVNGKIQISYMTSHYHIDGVGLDHSHKDKFTGIHSHIVK is encoded by the coding sequence GTGCTAGAAATAAAAAATTTATCTTATAAAACAAAGGGAAAACTGATCTTAGATAATCTTACTCTAAAATTTCCAAATAAAAAATTTATAGGAATAATAGGTCCCAATGGTGCTGGAAAATCAACTTTATTAAAAAATATCTATGGTGTCCTTTCCCCCAGTTCAGGTAGCATTTTGATCGAGGGGCAAGATATAAAAAAAATTAGTAAGAGAGATCGAGCTAAAAAAATAGCAGTTCTAGCCCAAGAAGATAGTAGTCAATTTGATTTTACAATAGAACAGATAGTGGAAATGGGTAGGTATCCATATAAAAATATCTTTGAATCCTATTCACAAGAGGATAGGGATATTGCAATTAAAATGTTAGAAAGAACAGGGATGAAAAAGCATATTGGAAGATATTTTAAAGATCTCAGTGGTGGAGAGAAACAAAGGGTATTAATAGCTAGAGCTTTGGCACAAAACACACCTATTTTAATACTAGATGAACCTACCAACCATTTGGATATAGGCTTTCAACTACAACTTCTACATATGATAAAACATCTGGATATAACAGTTATCTCTGCCTTACACGATCTCAATTTGGCAGCTATTTTTTGTGATTATATCTTTGTAATGAAAGATGGTAAAGTAGTAGATGAAGGTATTCCTGAAGATATCCTAACCAAAAGTAATTTAAAAACTATTTTTGGTATAGATTCTTATATTGGAAAAAATCCCGTAAATGGTAAAATACAGATCTCTTATATGACAAGCCACTACCATATTGATGGAGTGGGCTTAGATCATTCACATAAAGATAAATTTACAGGGATTCATTCACATATTGTTAAATAA